The following proteins are encoded in a genomic region of Arachis stenosperma cultivar V10309 chromosome 4, arast.V10309.gnm1.PFL2, whole genome shotgun sequence:
- the LOC130975103 gene encoding uncharacterized protein LOC130975103, with the protein MVTISDEGSVKELNKSLEHSQDIPVEKQEESDQETNPTQRKELREKEILNPYAPFPQRLKGGVERKVYSKFLDMFASLHVNIPFIKALQQMPSYIKCMKELLTKKNSLKGGQTIVMNKECSALIQTELPTKRKDPRSFHILCAIGETRIDKGLYDLGANINLMPLSLMKKLQINELMPTDVIIKLADKTQKQAIGVVENVLVKVGNYFLPTDFVILEIEESHLHPIILGRPFVATTRALR; encoded by the coding sequence ATGGTTACTATAAGTGATGAGGGGAGTGTGAAAGAACTGAACAAATCATTAGAACACTCTCAAGATATTCCAGTAGAGAAGCAAGAAGAGAGTGACCAAGAAACCAACCCCACACAAAGGAAGGAGCTAAGGGAGAAAGAGATtctgaacccatatgcacctttTCCCCAAAGACTCAAGGGGGGTGTAGAAAGGAAAGTGTACTCAAAGTTCCTCGAcatgtttgcatctctccatGTAAACATACCATTCATCAAGGCTCTCCAACAAATGCCCTCATACATTAAGTGTATGAAAGAGTTGCTGACCAAGAAAAATTCACTAAAGGGAGGGCAAACAATAGTGATGAATAAGGAGtgcagtgctctcattcaaaCAGAGTTGCCTACAAAAAGGAAGGACCCAAGGAGTTTTCACATCCTTTGTGCTATAGGAGAAACAAGGATTGATAAGGGACTCTATGACCTGGGAGCAAACATTAACTTAATGCCTTTATCCCTCATGAAGAAGCTTCAAATCAATGAGCTAATGCCCACGGATGTAATCATCAagttggctgacaaaactcaaaaacaagcaataggagtggttgaaAACGTGTTGGTGAAGGTTGGGAACTACTTCCTTCCCACAGACTTTGTTATCTTGGAGATTGAAGAGAGTCACCTCCATCCAATCATATTGGGAAGACCATTCGTAGCCACAACCAGAGCacttaggtag